GCGACAAGAAGCCGCCCAATCGTGGGCTGACTTCGGTCATCAATGATGAGAACGGCAGTTCATTGGGCACGCTGACAATCGATGAGAAGGCGATCGCTCTCAAGGTCACCAAGAAGGACAATCCAGAATTCGGCCAATGGCTCGAAGAGCACGCGGAAGCTACGCTTTTGCAACTCTTCGTACAGTGGCGGAATGAGAGAGGCTCTGGGTCCTAACCCAGGCCACACAGAGCAACACGAGCAGAGGAGAAAAGCGAAGACCCGAAAGAAAAGAGCCCCCCAAAGTTTCCCCTGGAGAGCCCTCATCATCTGATTAGCATCTTTGATGTAGCAACCTCCAGCATACCGGTCAAGAGTCACCGATTCGGTGGACTGATATTTTTTGCCTTTTTCCGCGAAAATTCGAGGAAAGAGACGGGGAAGTTGTGGGCCGAACGGTCGTCGTGAACAAGCCATGGCATTTACAAAACTCTCGATCGAAGCCGCAGGTGCTGATGCAACCCGCGGCTCATTTCCCCCATCTGAAACCGACGTCTGGACCATCTTCAGAGCCCTGAGAGATGCACGCAGCGTGTTTGGTCTACGTCCTGGCCACATACAGACACTTCAAGCAATGCTCAGTTTTCTGAAACCTGGCCATGGCGAAACGGTTTTTGCGTCCAACAATTCACTTTGCCAGCGCGTTGGCGGAATCGACGAACGGACACTCAGGAGGCACATCAACCGCTTCGTTGAACTCGGATTCATCAAGCGCAATGACAGCTCGAACCGAAAGCGCTACCGCGTTCGCTCATCCGGCGGGGAGTGCATCAGTTATGGATTGTCTCTCACCCCCCTGCTCCAACGTGCGAGCGAGCTTATAGCCATCGCGCAAGAGATGGAGAATAACCGGCGAGATCGGATATTTGTCCGCAAACAGATCCTTACAAAGCTCGCCCATTTGGAAGAGCACGATCCTAGCAACGCATTCATCAACCACGCACGGAAAGCTCTACGCAGGAAGCTGAGCCTCCCCGAATACCACGCTCTGCTCGCCAATACAGATGCAGAATGCCAGAGTTTGTCTACCCCGGATGACCCGCCTGAAACTATGGAATTGCCCGCCAATGACGGACAAACTGTCCGGCATCAATCTAAGTCTGAAGAAGAAAAAAAAGATTTAGATAGCAACATTGGCCTTGAGGCCCTGAAACCAGACTTGCTGACCTCAGTCTGCAATCAGGCGACATCGTTCTCCACAGAGAGACTTAGAAACTGGTTGGACATTGAAAACCATGCTCGAACACTTGCACCCATGATGGGCATTCACGCAGAGACTTTCGAGAAAGCCAAGAATGCTGTAGGAGCTCAGAAAGCGTCATGCGCAATCTTCATCATGCTACAGCTTGGAAAACACATCAGAGATTTTGGAGCGTATTTTCACAGTATCACCCTGGGTCAAAGGCAAAACCAATTTGATCCATTAGCTTTGATCAAGCGACTGTCCGAAAACAATGAGCGAACTGTCTAATGTCCACCGCGGTGGACTTCGAACGAGAAGCGGCGCTTGTGGCAACCAAAACTTTCCAAACGCACCTAGCGGCGCGTGTTGGTTCTTCAGTTCATCTCAGACCAGCAGATGTCCACCGCGGTGGACAAGTGACACACGAGCAAGCCTTGATGAAAATCTGGCCGCCCATGGAAGAAGTCGGCGGCCAGGCAATACACCCTAAATGCCTAAAGTTATTGTGGGAGGTCACCGTCTCCAAAGAGGTTTGGAAAGAGCCGCTCTCGATAATCCAACGGAAACGCCAACCGAACTGGCGTCTTCGGCGAGGCGGACGTCAGATATCCGGCGGCGGTCAGTTTACTCAGCGTGTTGCGAGCAGTACGCTCGGACGTCTTGAGCACAATCTGCGCATCGCCTCGTTCCAGTGCGCCATGCCGAAGAACCGCCGAGATTAGTTCCGGCGCTCGCTTGTCATCGATGGTATCTGCAACAAGACGACGATACCGTTGGTCTAGTCCGCCGAGATCGAACAATCTTGCTGAGAAGGTGATCTGGTCGAGCGTCACCTTTAGGAACCATTCGCTGAACGTCTTCAATGCCACCTCTGAAAGATTGCCGCGCCCGTCGCGATCCCCTCGTCGGGGACTATCCGCGAGATCCATCATCCGTTTGTACTCACCCCGATCGGTCAGCCCGCGGGCCAACCCACGCGATACGGACCAGAGCCCTTGGCCGCCGATCCCGGCTGTGAGGGCCATGGCATGAGACATCAGTCTGCTGACGCGCCCGTTGCCATCCGGGAAAGGGTGGATGTAGTTCAGCCGGTGATGTGCAGACGCGATCGCGATGATCCGTCCGCTCGAAGATCGCGCCGCAATCTGAAACCGTTTGTCAAAATGATCCATGAATGCCGCGACGCG
This genomic window from Sulfitobacter pacificus contains:
- a CDS encoding Fic family protein is translated as MMETPARIEPCFFEEHIPTELADLSVDIQREATGLGQGLHPDSAAELADLVRVMNCYYSNLIEGHNTRPRDIERALAGAELEEETRPLALEARAHVIVQRAIDEMHRKGTLPRPTSVEFLTWVHKSFYDEMPDEFRVIEHPDGTQEPIVPGRMRQDDDREVAVGRHLPPSSSRVAAFMDHFDKRFQIAARSSSGRIIAIASAHHRLNYIHPFPDGNGRVSRLMSHAMALTAGIGGQGLWSVSRGLARGLTDRGEYKRMMDLADSPRRGDRDGRGNLSEVALKTFSEWFLKVTLDQITFSARLFDLGGLDQRYRRLVADTIDDKRAPELISAVLRHGALERGDAQIVLKTSERTARNTLSKLTAAGYLTSASPKTPVRLAFPLDYRERLFPNLFGDGDLPQ
- the repC gene encoding plasmid replication protein RepC; this translates as MAFTKLSIEAAGADATRGSFPPSETDVWTIFRALRDARSVFGLRPGHIQTLQAMLSFLKPGHGETVFASNNSLCQRVGGIDERTLRRHINRFVELGFIKRNDSSNRKRYRVRSSGGECISYGLSLTPLLQRASELIAIAQEMENNRRDRIFVRKQILTKLAHLEEHDPSNAFINHARKALRRKLSLPEYHALLANTDAECQSLSTPDDPPETMELPANDGQTVRHQSKSEEEKKDLDSNIGLEALKPDLLTSVCNQATSFSTERLRNWLDIENHARTLAPMMGIHAETFEKAKNAVGAQKASCAIFIMLQLGKHIRDFGAYFHSITLGQRQNQFDPLALIKRLSENNERTV